In Carassius auratus strain Wakin unplaced genomic scaffold, ASM336829v1 scaf_tig00217394, whole genome shotgun sequence, a single genomic region encodes these proteins:
- the LOC113100870 gene encoding E3 ubiquitin-protein ligase TRIM39-like isoform X2: MAESSLTARKTRRQSFEHDPPSMSSSMSSLSEEIQCSVCLDVFTDPVSTPCGHNFCKICLNKCWDNSQTCSCPYCKETFKQRPDLKINTTLRELVDHCKKKSPEKTTEVLCDFCEERKLKALKSCLVCQSSYCETHLEPHLRVTGLKKHKLMDPVSNLEDYICQKHERPLDLFCRDDQTCVCSICSVKDHKNHNTVPIEEESQEKKTELMKTQKDVQLMIQNRIKKIQDIKHSAEVRKRNTEKEKAVRVELFTDLIRSIERHQTELLEMMEEQQKAAEKQEQELIEELEQEITELKMRNTELEQLSHTEDHLHLLQIHSSLCSSRNTRNWPEISMKTHETLETLRRALTQLKDTIDEKLTLTELKWMQQYAVDVALDPDTANPYLILTVDGKQVRHGDIRQKLPDKPERFDRGACVLGKEGFSSGRFYFEVQVKGKTEWVLGVVRESINRKGLITLRPSDGYWTVFLRNGDEYKACAGPPVSLSLRVKPQRVGVFVDYEEGLVSFYDVESSSHIYSFTAQSFTEKLYPFFSPEPNDGGKNSSPLIITPVSYNK; the protein is encoded by the exons ATGGCAGAATCTTCACTAACAGCAAGAAAAACCAGGAGACAGAGTTTTGAACATGATCCTCCAT CAATGTCATCCTCCATGAGTTCACTGTCTGAGGAGATTCAGTGCTCTGTAtgtctggatgtgttcactgatccagtctcgactccatgtggacacaacttctgcaagatctgtctgaataagtgctgggacaacagccagacctgcagctgtccatactgtaaagaaacattcaagcaaagacctgatctcaagattAATACCACACTCCGAGAGCTCGTAGATCACTGTAAGAAGAAAAGTCCTGAGAAAACAACTGAAGTTCTGTGTGACTTCTGTGAGGAAAGAAAGCTGAAAGCGCTGAAGTCGTGTCTGGTGTGTCAGAGCTCTTACTGTGAAACTCACCTGGAGCCTCATTTGAGAGTGACAGGtttgaagaaacacaaactgatggatcctgtgagtaatctggaggactatatatgtcagaaacacgagagacctctggatctgttctgtagagatgatcagacatgtgtgtgttcaATCTGCTCTGTGAAAGACCACAAGAACCACAACACTGTTCCTATAGAAGAGGAGAGTCAAGAGAAGAAG actgaactgatgaagacacagaaagacgtgcagctgatgatccagaacagaatcaagaagattcaagacatcaaacactcagcagaagtcagaaaa agaaacacagagaaggagaaagcagTCCGTGTGGAGCTCTTCACTgatctcatccgctccattgagagacatcagactgaactgctggagatgatggaggagcagcagaaagcagcagagaaacaggagcaagagctgattgaagagctggagcaggagatcactgagctaaagatgagaaacactgagctggagcagctctcacacactgaagatcacctccacctcctacag aTTCACTCATCCCTGTGCAGCTCTAGAAACACCAGGAACTGGCCTGAGATCAGTATGAAGACTCATGAGACTCTGGAGACTCTGAGGAGAGCTCTGACTCAACTGAAGGACACTATAGATGAGAAACTCACACTAACTG AGCTGAAGTGGATGCAGCAGTATGCAG tggaTGTGGCTCTGGATCCTGATACAGCTAATCCATATCTCATTCTGACTGTTGATGGAAAACAAGTGAGACATGGAGACATTAGACAGAAACTCCCAGACAAACCAGAGAGATTTGATAGAGGTGCCTGTGTCTTGGGAAAGGAGGGATTCTCCTcagggagattttattttgaggtgcaggtgaaggGAAAGACTGAATGGGTTTTAGGAGTGGTCAGAGAATCCATTAACAGGAAGGGACTGATCACACTGAGACCCAGTGATGGATACTGGACTGTGTTTCTGAGGAATGGAGATGAATATAAAGCCTGTGCTGGTcctcctgtctctctgtctctgagagtgaagccgcagcgggtcggtgtgtttgtggattatgaggagGGTCTGGTCTCCTTTTATGATGTGGAGTCCAGCTCTCATATCTACTCTTTCACTGCTCAGTCTTTCACTGAAAAACTCTATCCATTTTTTAGCCCAGAACCTAATGATGGAGGTAAAAACTCAAGTCCACTGATCATCACACctgtcagttataataaatga
- the LOC113100870 gene encoding E3 ubiquitin-protein ligase TRIM39-like isoform X1 — protein sequence MAESSLTARKTRRQSFEHDPPSMSSSMSSLSEEIQCSVCLDVFTDPVSTPCGHNFCKICLNKCWDNSQTCSCPYCKETFKQRPDLKINTTLRELVDHCKKKSPEKTTEVLCDFCEERKLKALKSCLVCQSSYCETHLEPHLRVTGLKKHKLMDPVSNLEDYICQKHERPLDLFCRDDQTCVCSICSVKDHKNHNTVPIEEESQEKKTELMKTQKDVQLMIQNRIKKIQDIKHSAEVRKRNTEKEKAVRVELFTDLIRSIERHQTELLEMMEEQQKAAEKQEQELIEELEQEITELKMRNTELEQLSHTEDHLHLLQIHSSLCSSRNTRNWPEISMKTHETLETLRRALTQLKDTIDEKLTLTVSTELKWMQQYAVDVALDPDTANPYLILTVDGKQVRHGDIRQKLPDKPERFDRGACVLGKEGFSSGRFYFEVQVKGKTEWVLGVVRESINRKGLITLRPSDGYWTVFLRNGDEYKACAGPPVSLSLRVKPQRVGVFVDYEEGLVSFYDVESSSHIYSFTAQSFTEKLYPFFSPEPNDGGKNSSPLIITPVSYNK from the exons ATGGCAGAATCTTCACTAACAGCAAGAAAAACCAGGAGACAGAGTTTTGAACATGATCCTCCAT CAATGTCATCCTCCATGAGTTCACTGTCTGAGGAGATTCAGTGCTCTGTAtgtctggatgtgttcactgatccagtctcgactccatgtggacacaacttctgcaagatctgtctgaataagtgctgggacaacagccagacctgcagctgtccatactgtaaagaaacattcaagcaaagacctgatctcaagattAATACCACACTCCGAGAGCTCGTAGATCACTGTAAGAAGAAAAGTCCTGAGAAAACAACTGAAGTTCTGTGTGACTTCTGTGAGGAAAGAAAGCTGAAAGCGCTGAAGTCGTGTCTGGTGTGTCAGAGCTCTTACTGTGAAACTCACCTGGAGCCTCATTTGAGAGTGACAGGtttgaagaaacacaaactgatggatcctgtgagtaatctggaggactatatatgtcagaaacacgagagacctctggatctgttctgtagagatgatcagacatgtgtgtgttcaATCTGCTCTGTGAAAGACCACAAGAACCACAACACTGTTCCTATAGAAGAGGAGAGTCAAGAGAAGAAG actgaactgatgaagacacagaaagacgtgcagctgatgatccagaacagaatcaagaagattcaagacatcaaacactcagcagaagtcagaaaa agaaacacagagaaggagaaagcagTCCGTGTGGAGCTCTTCACTgatctcatccgctccattgagagacatcagactgaactgctggagatgatggaggagcagcagaaagcagcagagaaacaggagcaagagctgattgaagagctggagcaggagatcactgagctaaagatgagaaacactgagctggagcagctctcacacactgaagatcacctccacctcctacag aTTCACTCATCCCTGTGCAGCTCTAGAAACACCAGGAACTGGCCTGAGATCAGTATGAAGACTCATGAGACTCTGGAGACTCTGAGGAGAGCTCTGACTCAACTGAAGGACACTATAGATGAGAAACTCACACTAACTG TCTCTACAGAGCTGAAGTGGATGCAGCAGTATGCAG tggaTGTGGCTCTGGATCCTGATACAGCTAATCCATATCTCATTCTGACTGTTGATGGAAAACAAGTGAGACATGGAGACATTAGACAGAAACTCCCAGACAAACCAGAGAGATTTGATAGAGGTGCCTGTGTCTTGGGAAAGGAGGGATTCTCCTcagggagattttattttgaggtgcaggtgaaggGAAAGACTGAATGGGTTTTAGGAGTGGTCAGAGAATCCATTAACAGGAAGGGACTGATCACACTGAGACCCAGTGATGGATACTGGACTGTGTTTCTGAGGAATGGAGATGAATATAAAGCCTGTGCTGGTcctcctgtctctctgtctctgagagtgaagccgcagcgggtcggtgtgtttgtggattatgaggagGGTCTGGTCTCCTTTTATGATGTGGAGTCCAGCTCTCATATCTACTCTTTCACTGCTCAGTCTTTCACTGAAAAACTCTATCCATTTTTTAGCCCAGAACCTAATGATGGAGGTAAAAACTCAAGTCCACTGATCATCACACctgtcagttataataaatga
- the LOC113100870 gene encoding E3 ubiquitin-protein ligase TRIM39-like isoform X3: MSSSMSSLSEEIQCSVCLDVFTDPVSTPCGHNFCKICLNKCWDNSQTCSCPYCKETFKQRPDLKINTTLRELVDHCKKKSPEKTTEVLCDFCEERKLKALKSCLVCQSSYCETHLEPHLRVTGLKKHKLMDPVSNLEDYICQKHERPLDLFCRDDQTCVCSICSVKDHKNHNTVPIEEESQEKKTELMKTQKDVQLMIQNRIKKIQDIKHSAEVRKRNTEKEKAVRVELFTDLIRSIERHQTELLEMMEEQQKAAEKQEQELIEELEQEITELKMRNTELEQLSHTEDHLHLLQIHSSLCSSRNTRNWPEISMKTHETLETLRRALTQLKDTIDEKLTLTVSTELKWMQQYAVDVALDPDTANPYLILTVDGKQVRHGDIRQKLPDKPERFDRGACVLGKEGFSSGRFYFEVQVKGKTEWVLGVVRESINRKGLITLRPSDGYWTVFLRNGDEYKACAGPPVSLSLRVKPQRVGVFVDYEEGLVSFYDVESSSHIYSFTAQSFTEKLYPFFSPEPNDGGKNSSPLIITPVSYNK, encoded by the exons ATGTCATCCTCCATGAGTTCACTGTCTGAGGAGATTCAGTGCTCTGTAtgtctggatgtgttcactgatccagtctcgactccatgtggacacaacttctgcaagatctgtctgaataagtgctgggacaacagccagacctgcagctgtccatactgtaaagaaacattcaagcaaagacctgatctcaagattAATACCACACTCCGAGAGCTCGTAGATCACTGTAAGAAGAAAAGTCCTGAGAAAACAACTGAAGTTCTGTGTGACTTCTGTGAGGAAAGAAAGCTGAAAGCGCTGAAGTCGTGTCTGGTGTGTCAGAGCTCTTACTGTGAAACTCACCTGGAGCCTCATTTGAGAGTGACAGGtttgaagaaacacaaactgatggatcctgtgagtaatctggaggactatatatgtcagaaacacgagagacctctggatctgttctgtagagatgatcagacatgtgtgtgttcaATCTGCTCTGTGAAAGACCACAAGAACCACAACACTGTTCCTATAGAAGAGGAGAGTCAAGAGAAGAAG actgaactgatgaagacacagaaagacgtgcagctgatgatccagaacagaatcaagaagattcaagacatcaaacactcagcagaagtcagaaaa agaaacacagagaaggagaaagcagTCCGTGTGGAGCTCTTCACTgatctcatccgctccattgagagacatcagactgaactgctggagatgatggaggagcagcagaaagcagcagagaaacaggagcaagagctgattgaagagctggagcaggagatcactgagctaaagatgagaaacactgagctggagcagctctcacacactgaagatcacctccacctcctacag aTTCACTCATCCCTGTGCAGCTCTAGAAACACCAGGAACTGGCCTGAGATCAGTATGAAGACTCATGAGACTCTGGAGACTCTGAGGAGAGCTCTGACTCAACTGAAGGACACTATAGATGAGAAACTCACACTAACTG TCTCTACAGAGCTGAAGTGGATGCAGCAGTATGCAG tggaTGTGGCTCTGGATCCTGATACAGCTAATCCATATCTCATTCTGACTGTTGATGGAAAACAAGTGAGACATGGAGACATTAGACAGAAACTCCCAGACAAACCAGAGAGATTTGATAGAGGTGCCTGTGTCTTGGGAAAGGAGGGATTCTCCTcagggagattttattttgaggtgcaggtgaaggGAAAGACTGAATGGGTTTTAGGAGTGGTCAGAGAATCCATTAACAGGAAGGGACTGATCACACTGAGACCCAGTGATGGATACTGGACTGTGTTTCTGAGGAATGGAGATGAATATAAAGCCTGTGCTGGTcctcctgtctctctgtctctgagagtgaagccgcagcgggtcggtgtgtttgtggattatgaggagGGTCTGGTCTCCTTTTATGATGTGGAGTCCAGCTCTCATATCTACTCTTTCACTGCTCAGTCTTTCACTGAAAAACTCTATCCATTTTTTAGCCCAGAACCTAATGATGGAGGTAAAAACTCAAGTCCACTGATCATCACACctgtcagttataataaatga